Proteins from a single region of Thiomicrorhabdus sp. Kp2:
- a CDS encoding ATP-binding protein, protein MKTLKRPYLNHTPRNLFLLLLIFIFGIGSQAVLNLSISNFISELDQRVQNSEVENLLGQEIILEIHKIESDFFQMAAFPNKHLRKILIKDILKQQEAIKDALTILNEGGIYKHHIDLNLPNTERQFDILLYKPEIKDMFSFSRSDILPKFTIINSKMDELTQRLEEIDLLRKTNSPKLSEAITELKLQVKFIKPLFVRIKEDANHIFHQNKLHFKQTRKEVEAQKKFYQNIQISLTLSVFILGLIAFYTLSRNIRNTTQEIQTNQDYTQDILDSQSNIIIVNDGVNIIDASGGFFKFFSNYPTLDAFAKDYTCICDLFVKEPGLVYKFEDKNWIEFLIKNPEQTHKAKINYQGVITTFQLNAVKSDKYHRYIISMFDISGNEKTNRILQEQKNQALEATQAKGAFLANMSHEIRTPLNAILGFIGLLKDKTHDEESTKYLDTIDNSSHSLLGIINDILDFSKIESGKLNIDPVVFNPIKEFSSTADLFRARCSEKQLTFSIELSETLPNGLKCDVLRIKQVLSNLISNAIKFTDSHKSIYLEISYAHGYLHFSVKDQGIGISKEAQEHIFEAFAQAETSTTRKYGGTGLGLAISAKLVQMLGGELHVESTLGKGSRFYFSVPAKIVEITERPALQSLSASQLAGHILLVEDNKTNQLLMSAILTKQGITFDLAEDGLEAVSAVTKNHYDLVLMDENMPNLNGIEATKQIREWEQQQNLNRLPIIALTANAMTGDRERFVSAGMDEYLTKPVNIPKLHEIFRLYLTSSV, encoded by the coding sequence ATGAAAACCTTAAAACGCCCTTACTTAAACCACACTCCAAGAAATTTATTCCTTTTGCTCCTTATTTTTATATTTGGTATTGGTTCTCAAGCGGTGCTTAATCTCAGCATTTCTAATTTTATTTCGGAATTAGACCAAAGAGTTCAAAACTCTGAAGTAGAAAACCTTTTAGGCCAAGAAATTATCTTAGAAATCCATAAAATTGAATCTGATTTCTTTCAAATGGCGGCATTCCCAAATAAGCATTTAAGAAAAATACTTATTAAAGACATTCTTAAACAACAAGAAGCGATTAAAGACGCCTTAACCATCTTAAATGAAGGCGGAATCTATAAACATCATATTGATTTAAACCTGCCCAATACTGAACGCCAATTTGATATTTTGTTGTATAAACCAGAAATAAAAGACATGTTTTCCTTTTCACGTTCCGATATTCTGCCTAAATTCACCATCATCAATAGCAAAATGGATGAATTGACACAACGTTTAGAAGAGATAGATCTCTTACGTAAAACCAATTCTCCAAAACTCTCTGAAGCAATTACTGAACTTAAGCTCCAAGTAAAATTCATTAAACCTTTATTTGTACGCATCAAGGAAGATGCTAATCATATTTTTCACCAAAACAAACTGCATTTTAAACAGACCAGAAAAGAGGTTGAAGCTCAGAAGAAGTTTTATCAGAACATACAAATTTCACTCACCCTATCGGTATTTATTCTTGGTTTAATTGCCTTTTATACACTCAGTCGAAATATTCGTAACACCACCCAAGAAATTCAAACCAATCAAGACTACACTCAAGACATTCTTGACTCACAATCTAATATTATTATTGTGAATGATGGTGTCAATATTATCGATGCCAGTGGTGGTTTTTTTAAATTTTTCTCAAACTATCCAACATTAGATGCCTTTGCCAAAGACTACACTTGTATTTGCGATTTATTTGTTAAAGAGCCAGGCCTGGTCTATAAATTTGAGGATAAAAATTGGATTGAATTCTTAATTAAGAATCCAGAGCAGACGCATAAAGCAAAAATTAATTATCAAGGTGTGATAACCACTTTTCAGCTCAATGCAGTTAAATCCGATAAATATCATCGCTACATCATTTCTATGTTTGATATTTCAGGGAATGAAAAAACCAACCGCATCCTACAAGAGCAGAAAAACCAAGCGCTTGAAGCGACTCAAGCAAAAGGTGCATTTTTGGCAAATATGTCCCATGAAATACGCACTCCTTTAAATGCCATCCTTGGCTTTATTGGTTTGTTAAAAGATAAAACGCATGATGAAGAATCCACCAAATATTTAGATACCATTGATAACTCAAGCCACTCCCTGCTCGGTATTATTAATGACATATTAGATTTCAGTAAGATTGAAAGCGGAAAGCTCAATATTGACCCTGTTGTTTTCAATCCAATCAAAGAGTTCAGCTCTACCGCTGATCTATTTCGAGCGCGATGCAGTGAAAAACAACTGACCTTTTCGATTGAGCTATCAGAAACACTTCCAAACGGCTTAAAGTGCGATGTTTTGCGCATTAAACAAGTGCTTTCTAACCTTATTTCAAATGCAATTAAGTTTACGGATTCACATAAAAGCATTTATTTAGAAATTAGTTATGCACACGGTTATTTACATTTTTCTGTTAAAGACCAAGGCATTGGCATTTCTAAAGAAGCTCAAGAACATATATTTGAAGCCTTTGCACAAGCCGAGACATCGACTACTCGAAAATATGGTGGTACTGGCCTTGGTTTAGCTATCAGTGCAAAACTAGTGCAAATGCTAGGAGGAGAACTGCATGTCGAATCCACGCTTGGCAAAGGAAGCCGTTTTTACTTTAGTGTACCAGCCAAAATCGTAGAAATAACAGAAAGGCCTGCATTGCAGAGTCTTTCAGCATCTCAACTAGCAGGCCATATCCTATTGGTTGAAGACAATAAAACCAACCAACTACTCATGAGTGCAATTCTCACTAAACAGGGCATTACTTTTGATTTAGCCGAAGATGGCCTAGAAGCCGTTTCAGCGGTGACAAAAAACCACTACGACCTAGTGTTAATGGATGAAAACATGCCAAATCTAAACGGCATTGAAGCGACGAAACAAATAAGAGAATGGGAGCAACAACAAAACCTTAATCGACTCCCTATTATTGCTTTGACAGCCAATGCAATGACTGGCGATAGGGAGCGATTTGTCTCTGCTGGGATGGATGAATATCTAACGAAACCCGTTAACATTCCTAAATTACATGAGATTTTTAGGCTTTATTTAACCAGCAGTGTTTAA
- the pip gene encoding prolyl aminopeptidase — protein sequence MIQPAYLYPPIEPYVQHSLQVDSTHSLHIEECGNPAGIPVLFIHGGPGGGYSAIHRQYFCPQRYRIILFDQRGCGKSRPHACITKNTTAHLIEDIEKIRRHLTIDKWLLFGGSWGSTLALLYAQTYPERVLGLILRGIFLCREQDLNWFYQKGADQFYPEYWEDFIAPIEPNKRHNMIAAYHELLTSDNEVARMRAAEAWSIWEGRTSNLETDPNIVKHFGEPFHALAMARIECHYFRHEAFIEKNQILQDIDSIKHLPITLIHGRYDMVCPINQAFDLHNKLPLSKLIVCNHSGHSAMEPEIAKMLVETTDLYAEQLGEI from the coding sequence TTGATACAGCCAGCTTATTTGTACCCTCCCATCGAGCCTTATGTTCAACATAGTCTTCAAGTAGACAGCACACACTCCTTACATATAGAAGAGTGCGGAAACCCTGCGGGGATTCCTGTGCTGTTTATTCATGGCGGTCCAGGTGGTGGGTACTCAGCCATTCATCGTCAATACTTTTGTCCACAACGTTACCGTATTATTTTATTCGACCAACGAGGTTGTGGTAAATCACGTCCCCACGCCTGTATAACCAAAAATACAACCGCTCACCTCATAGAAGATATTGAAAAAATTCGCCGCCATCTAACGATTGATAAATGGTTATTATTTGGTGGCTCTTGGGGTTCAACACTTGCACTGCTCTACGCTCAAACTTATCCCGAAAGAGTACTTGGCTTAATTTTGCGAGGCATTTTCTTATGTCGCGAACAAGACTTGAACTGGTTCTACCAAAAAGGGGCTGATCAATTCTATCCCGAATATTGGGAGGACTTTATTGCCCCAATTGAGCCTAATAAACGTCACAACATGATTGCTGCTTATCACGAATTATTAACCAGCGATAATGAAGTTGCGCGAATGCGTGCCGCTGAAGCGTGGTCCATTTGGGAGGGCAGAACCTCTAATCTTGAAACCGATCCAAATATTGTTAAGCATTTTGGCGAGCCTTTTCATGCTTTAGCGATGGCACGAATTGAGTGCCATTACTTCCGCCATGAAGCCTTTATTGAAAAAAACCAGATTCTACAAGACATTGACTCCATCAAACACCTGCCTATCACCCTTATTCATGGGCGATATGATATGGTTTGCCCAATCAATCAAGCTTTTGATTTGCATAATAAGTTACCGTTATCGAAATTAATCGTGTGTAACCATTCTGGGCACTCCGCCATGGAACCTGAAATTGCGAAAATGCTGGTTGAAACAACCGATTTATATGCCGAACAACTGGGTGAGATATGA
- a CDS encoding substrate-binding domain-containing protein yields the protein MLHKIILFSAVTFLLGCSPSESPSSREQNIDLIIYSGITMVRPLNVLVKEFEAKNNVNIEIKQGATGYLYKTIKAEQKGDIFFPGSDSYRIKNQADGLLKDYVFVGYNRLALVIAKGNPKGLSNELTQLINPEYSVVLSAPESGAVGRAAKALLDQQGLTKEVYDNVTYFTTDSHRIFNAIQNGDADVAINWYATTKWPETEDYMDAILLPEDIAKPKRLELNLLSFSKQPGLAMQFMQYASSKHGLETFAQYGFLTEQELKTALAHLKTEKQTTKSVEKEAQ from the coding sequence ATGCTTCATAAGATCATCTTATTTTCTGCCGTGACATTCTTGTTGGGGTGTTCACCGTCTGAGTCCCCCTCTTCAAGAGAGCAGAATATAGATTTAATTATCTACAGCGGCATTACCATGGTGAGACCATTGAATGTGCTTGTCAAAGAATTTGAAGCAAAAAATAACGTTAATATTGAAATCAAACAAGGGGCAACAGGCTACCTTTATAAAACGATTAAAGCGGAGCAAAAAGGGGATATTTTTTTTCCTGGTTCTGATTCGTATCGTATTAAAAATCAAGCCGATGGTCTTTTAAAAGATTATGTATTTGTGGGCTATAACCGTCTGGCATTAGTGATTGCTAAAGGCAACCCTAAAGGTTTAAGCAATGAGCTCACACAACTGATTAATCCTGAATATTCTGTGGTTTTATCCGCACCTGAATCTGGCGCTGTAGGAAGAGCCGCCAAAGCTTTGCTAGACCAACAAGGATTAACCAAAGAGGTTTACGACAATGTTACCTACTTTACAACCGATTCTCATCGTATATTCAATGCGATACAAAATGGCGATGCTGACGTTGCCATAAACTGGTATGCAACAACAAAATGGCCTGAAACAGAAGATTATATGGATGCCATTTTATTGCCCGAAGACATTGCAAAACCGAAAAGGCTCGAACTAAACTTATTATCCTTTTCCAAACAACCAGGCCTGGCCATGCAGTTTATGCAGTATGCGAGTTCTAAACATGGATTAGAAACATTTGCTCAATATGGTTTTTTAACAGAACAAGAGTTAAAAACCGCCTTGGCTCACTTAAAAACAGAGAAACAAACAACCAAATCGGTTGAGAAAGAGGCACAATGA